In Planococcus citri chromosome 4, ihPlaCitr1.1, whole genome shotgun sequence, the genomic window tgactgctggtgaatttcaagtcgttttggagcctccagcaactttttgaaaggttgtatgacgtttttttggaaaattgaaatttcctaaaagtagctggaagcttcaaaaccatttgaaaccaccatgtcatctgcgaagtaaatttcagctggccaactccatttgataaattaatgttggggaaattttaagtttcaaaaatctactggaggctccagtaattttcaaaaaagtcgctggaggccctaaaatgacttgaacccactcgaagtcgtcttcagagggtgttaaaattggaatgtagagtaaatttcagatttccatcttcatttgatgaaattttgtgaaaattgaaagtttcaaagatctgctggaggcttcaggaattttcaaaaagtcgctggaggatccaaaactacttaaaatttacctacagtacttcgtagcgtattgaaattagtttgcagaatgaatttcgactctccatcttagtttgataatattttggggaaatttcaagcttcaaaaatcttacggaggctccagtaattttcaaaaaaagtcgctggaggccctaaaattacttgtgcccacctgaagtcgtcttcagagggtgttaaaattggagtgaagagtaaatttcagatttccatctcgatttgaagaaattttgtgaaaatttgaagtttcaaaaatctgctggaggcttcaggaattttcaaaaagtcgctggaggatccaaaacgacttggaattcacctgcagtacttcgtggcgtattgaaattagtttttagaataaattttagctttacaactccaatttgatggaattttgtgggaattgcgagtttcaaaaatctgctggaggctccagaactgctcaaaacgggttgaaaccgtttccaatcgatttggcatgtcgaaaatagggtatatcccaaatttcagctttcttggtcaatttggtaaaattttgatttttcccctcatttttagcctaaattcgattttcaaaaattcaccaaaaattgaaaaacgcactttagcacttgaatctacctttgtaaagtttgaaaaagttcatgcaagtcctattcggctgacctgtcaatcaaaatggccgccattttgtaagtaaggccaacttttttttggcaagtttgctttaaaatgttccttaggatgtccccttcaagaataaagttgtcccggaggatcggcgggggggggggtgcaattactcctattgtcatatgctggactatAATAATTTAGGTAATTGAAATACCATAGCATGAATCtggaaaattacctaaatctAAATCCATCAGCGTGGAATAACATCTAAAAATTTATCCCCGCCTGAGCAAGGTTTCAAAATAACAAAggaatgtattatttttttaaatgtcgaaTACTTATGCAAATTTGTGTACCTACAGCTCAAATACTATCTGTTATTTTTACAGCTCGTGCCCGGAATTACGATGTATCTATTTATTAATTCGAGAAAAGAACGAAAATATTACTACGAGTCAAAGAGTGAAAAACATCATTAATGATCCagtattgtttttaaaataatcaagtCCTGCTAATTTTAAATAtcttagtacctacttacctatttattaagTAAGGGTATTCCCATAAgcattttaatgtttcaaataaATCACTATAATTGGTAAGAATagggtaaaatttgaataatgaaaccataaaattttaaaatactcttCAATAATATTACATTTGATTCTCATCAGATCTTTGAACATGCCAAAGAATTACACTCCGATTTGGAAACCAAAATTAAACCAATAAAAGGAGACTGCATGGAGGAAGATTTAGGTATTTCCCCAACAGATCGAGAAATCATAGAAAAAGAAGTAGAAATCATATTTCATACAGCTGCCACCGTTAAATTCAATGCTGTCTTAAGAGAAGCAACATACATTAATATCAGAACCTTGAATGTTTTATTAGACAtggcaaaaaatatgaaaaacttgAAGGTAGGTACAAAATTGTACATCCCAAACTTCATCATGGAAGATGAATCAAGTTCAAGCACAgttgtgaacatttttaaaaataattttaggctTTCGTGCACGTTTCAACTGCTTTTTCTTCGATGATCAGGacgaaaattattgaagaaaaattttacgagCCACTTTTCAAAGCTGACAAATTTCTAACATTGGTGGAATGCATTGACGATTCAGTTTTGGATGAACTTACGCCGATGTAAGCCTTACAAGCCATGAGTATCTATATTGTTTTATGACAAATTTTAACAatgccattttgattttttaaaacatttttggccattgagtttataaatttcatttttaaaaattttttcaagaaccaAGATCATATTATTTTGAGTATAGGAGATGAAAAAGAATTTGATTCAGGGTCAATAATTGTGAATCAAGATCGATTTTAgcaacaataatttaaaaaaatcatttttctggaTGATCCCTCAGATTAATAAAACCTTTTCCAAATACCTACGTGTTTACGAAATCAATCGCCGAAGATTTATGTCGAGAAAAAGGCTCCGGAATACCTTTATGCATTTTCAGACCAGCAGGAAGTAAGCCATAGAATCGAGTAATCACCACCTCTTTCAAcattaaataaaacaaaaacctaCATAACCTTGTTGTTTCCCTGCACAGTTATATCCTGTTTCAAAGAACCTCTTCCAGGATGGATAAATAATGCCTATGGTAGTGTCGGATACTATTATGGTATTGCAATTGGCGTCTTAAAAGTAGCATATACAAGAGTACACTCAAATGCACCTGTCGTTCCTGGAGATTTTACTATAAATGCGTGCATCCTCTCAGCATATCACGTAAATAAATCTTGGTAGGTACTGATgcctactttattttttaaaataattttgcttttcaatttttcacgatcgtgagatttttttcttcataggGAGAATCGACCGAACGATGGATCGAATTTCAATATACCTATAATAAATTATAGCAATTGTTTCACCAAGTTTGCACTTACTTGGAAAAGCTTTTTGGACAGAGTTAAGAAAGGCGTGAAAAAATATCCTTTTTACAGCATGGTAAGTTGTTTgcctttttagcaaaaattatagAAGGACgcttatgtaggtacatttttttgaaaaataattctcattTCTTTTATCTATCTATACTTACTTCAAGGTGACATTGCCCAGTGTTGTGATTGTCAGTAACTCAATTCTTTATCGATTAGCAACAATCATCTTCTATTGGATCCCAGCAATCAtccttgattcatttttgatgatttcttgCAAAAAGCCCAAGTAAATTGGAGacaatttgaatcaatttttcttttctttttttaaaaaaacaagttttttcaactacctacctatttatctgGTTGAAACAGTtcaagaaaatatattttattaacgtactaatttttcagatttagaAAATTGTATCAAGGCGTACTAGAGTTCGTCGATCTACTGGCACCATTTAGCTTGGGAGAATGGATCATAAAAATTGGTAACATCAATGAAATATACTCGAGATTATCTGAAAAAGACAAGGAAATATTTTACTGCGACTTGGACGAGCTGAATATAGAGGAatacattgaaattttcattctgggGATGCGTCGATATTTGGCCAAAGAAAATGATGACACTTTGCAGAAAGCTTTTAGAAAACGTCGAAGGTGAGGCAACATtttattgttggaaaaaataagcTAAGTATTAAAAATATCTTTCAGAATGGAtgtttcgaaattgaaaatctcactttgaaactttcaaaaaatttggcgcCAAAACTCAAGTGTCTATATCTTTACAGGAAATTCTGCGATGGCTTattaacttgaaaatattttttcagattaataattttgaattacgtCCTCGCCACTGTCCTAATTGTGATATTTGTGAGCTTATTGATGAGATTATTTTAATTCCTTCccgatgaaatattttaatcgaGTCAATATGAAGAAACTATAATGCCGGAGAAGAGCTGTTGAAACAGTCACTGCGTAATTTACTTCTAATCGTAACACGAAGAAAAGTCATGTTCttatttacagaaaattttgtgattttttttaatcagattattatttattcattttttttatttaaataatttctttgatttttttttgtataggtatTCCTGATTCAAGGTAGGTAATCTCTTAAATTTTTACTCAGCTAAAAGTGAGCGGTTTGgccaaatcagatcagatccagaCGTTCTCTGGATAcaatttgatctgattagatttcGTCTTCCACTCTCCCTGAGGTTGTCAAATCAGATTTATGAGAaaataactttttattttttgattttcttcaaagtCCATGAAAGTTGTGCTGAACGGCTCTCCCcctgataaaaatattttatatgtaaaaatcaaatttaatttattcagaagttttttatttatgtttatAAAATCTTCTAAAAAAGCtccgtttcaaaaaaaaggccaTATTGCCCCCCTCCCTTATGTCACCTTGTACGGAGccttcaaaaattgacgaat contains:
- the LOC135842998 gene encoding fatty acyl-CoA reductase wat-like, translating into MEEDLGISPTDREIIEKEVEIIFHTAATVKFNAVLREATYINIRTLNVLLDMAKNMKNLKAFVHVSTAFSSMIRTKIIEEKFYEPLFKADKFLTLVECIDDSVLDELTPILIKPFPNTYVFTKSIAEDLCREKGSGIPLCIFRPAGIISCFKEPLPGWINNAYGSVGYYYGIAIGVLKVAYTRVHSNAPVVPGDFTINACILSAYHVNKSWENRPNDGSNFNIPIINYSNCFTKFALTWKSFLDRVKKGVKKYPFYSMVTLPSVVIVSNSILYRLATIIFYWIPAIILDSFLMISCKKPKFRKLYQGVLEFVDLLAPFSLGEWIIKIGNINEIYSRLSEKDKEIFYCDLDELNIEEYIEIFILGMRRYLAKENDDTLQKAFRKRRRLIILNYVLATVLIVIFVSLLMRLF